From Streptomyces chrestomyceticus JCM 4735, one genomic window encodes:
- a CDS encoding DegT/DnrJ/EryC1/StrS family aminotransferase, with amino-acid sequence MPGPGYAFFGDEERDNVQQVLDAWARTTAAHSYPLGDLTQTRLFEQAAAHRLGSPYCLSVNSGTSALQAGLAALGIGPGDEIIVPGYMYGACLAAVAYSGATPVLAEVDASLTLDPADVRQRITPRTKALMPVHMLGAACDMTALRRTADEHGLLVLEDAAQACGGTYRGQALGTFGHAGAFSLNMFKVITGGDGGFLLTADERIFQRAYGFHDHGWFPYRREDGPGDRLWGLNLRMTELTAAVARAQLGRLDAVLARTRELRDDLLAQIPVRDGLVRRPLHDAAGDCATLLVHVFDERADAEAVAKRLGTKTLLHSPKHYYGGIPELAALAAPDGSSCPFRPAVESWRRDGWRAGALPRTDDVLSRSLAMTVGTTDTYLGADFGVTVFSGTDEVAEVAERFRETVAEVLG; translated from the coding sequence ATGCCCGGACCCGGTTATGCCTTCTTCGGCGACGAGGAGCGCGACAACGTGCAGCAGGTGCTGGACGCTTGGGCGCGCACGACCGCCGCGCACTCCTACCCGCTCGGTGACCTGACCCAGACCCGCCTGTTCGAGCAGGCCGCGGCGCACCGGCTGGGCAGCCCGTACTGCCTGTCCGTCAACAGCGGCACGTCCGCGCTGCAGGCGGGCCTCGCGGCGCTCGGCATCGGGCCCGGTGACGAGATCATCGTGCCCGGGTACATGTACGGCGCGTGCCTCGCCGCCGTGGCGTACAGCGGGGCGACGCCGGTGCTGGCCGAGGTGGACGCCTCGCTCACCCTCGATCCCGCCGACGTACGGCAGCGGATCACGCCGCGCACGAAGGCGCTGATGCCGGTGCACATGCTCGGCGCGGCCTGTGACATGACGGCGCTGCGGCGGACCGCGGACGAGCACGGGCTGCTGGTGCTGGAGGACGCCGCGCAGGCGTGCGGCGGTACGTACCGGGGCCAGGCGCTGGGCACCTTCGGGCACGCGGGGGCCTTCTCCCTCAACATGTTCAAGGTGATCACGGGCGGGGACGGCGGTTTCCTGCTCACCGCCGACGAGCGGATCTTCCAGCGGGCGTACGGCTTCCACGACCACGGCTGGTTCCCGTACCGCCGCGAGGACGGCCCCGGCGACCGGCTGTGGGGCCTCAACCTGCGGATGACGGAGCTGACGGCGGCCGTGGCGCGCGCCCAGCTCGGCCGGCTGGACGCCGTGCTGGCCCGTACCCGGGAGCTGCGGGACGACCTGCTGGCGCAGATCCCCGTACGGGACGGGCTGGTCCGCCGCCCCCTGCACGACGCGGCGGGCGACTGCGCGACCCTCCTGGTGCACGTCTTCGACGAGCGGGCGGACGCCGAGGCCGTCGCGAAGCGCCTCGGCACCAAGACGCTGCTGCACTCGCCCAAGCACTACTACGGCGGGATCCCCGAACTGGCCGCGCTGGCCGCCCCGGACGGCTCCTCCTGCCCGTTCCGCCCGGCCGTGGAGTCCTGGCGGCGGGACGGCTGGCGGGCGGGCGCGCTGCCGCGCACCGACGACGTGCTGAGCCGGTCGCTGGCCATGACCGTCGGCACCACCGACACCTACCTGGGCGCCGACTTCGGGGTCACCGTCTTCAGCGGTACGGACGAGGTCGCCGAGGTCGCCGAACGGTTCCGCGAGACGGTCGCGGAAGTGCTCGGCTGA
- a CDS encoding NAD(P)/FAD-dependent oxidoreductase → MTAVNGDREVRDAHPGDADWDVIVVGAGFTGLAAAHELGRAGLRCLVLEADAQVGGLAGTFTVGGRQLERFYHHWFASDTGIFRLCADLGRADLVQRHHGRTGFYYAGGIHRLSTPLDVLRFAPLPPVDRLRLGRSVLRAGRVRHWRELEALTAEEWLVGLGGRRVYDRVWRPLLEGKFGPYAPEVGATWMWTKLHLRGGSRSRSGREVLHYLRGGCGALLDAWLPRLAGLGVRIRTGSPVTEVLTGPEGVRGVRCGGEVTRAPRVLVTCAPGPAAAMLDRSAHPAAPALRRRLTAIPYLANLCLVLENDRPLSDTYWLNVTDPHFPYVGVIEHTNLDAPEHYGGRHLVYLSTYLPADAPLYRMSDPEVYRYSLPHLRRMFPAFRTEWVRAHHVWRARYAQPVITRHYSRTVPGVENGVPGLYLAGMAQVFPEDRGTNYALRGGQRAGRLIADRIRTAERRTAGATPAHPIHRTGEDHD, encoded by the coding sequence GTGACGGCCGTGAACGGCGACCGGGAGGTACGGGACGCACACCCCGGCGACGCGGACTGGGACGTCATCGTCGTCGGGGCCGGATTCACGGGCCTGGCCGCCGCCCACGAACTCGGCCGGGCCGGGCTGCGCTGCCTCGTCCTGGAGGCCGACGCCCAGGTGGGCGGCCTCGCGGGCACGTTCACCGTCGGCGGCCGGCAGTTGGAGCGCTTCTACCACCACTGGTTCGCCTCCGACACGGGCATCTTCCGGCTCTGCGCCGACCTCGGCCGCGCCGACCTCGTCCAGCGCCACCACGGCCGCACCGGCTTCTACTACGCGGGCGGCATCCACCGCCTCTCCACCCCGCTCGACGTGCTGCGCTTCGCGCCGCTGCCACCCGTCGACCGGCTGCGCCTGGGCCGCTCGGTGCTGCGCGCGGGCCGGGTCCGGCACTGGCGCGAGCTGGAGGCGCTGACCGCCGAGGAGTGGCTGGTCGGGCTGGGCGGGCGGCGGGTCTACGACCGGGTGTGGCGGCCGCTGCTGGAGGGCAAGTTCGGCCCGTACGCGCCCGAGGTCGGCGCCACCTGGATGTGGACCAAGCTGCACCTGCGGGGCGGCAGCCGCAGCCGGTCGGGCCGCGAGGTCCTGCACTACCTGCGCGGGGGCTGCGGCGCCCTGCTGGACGCCTGGCTGCCCCGGCTGGCCGGGCTGGGCGTACGGATACGGACCGGCAGCCCGGTGACGGAGGTGCTGACCGGGCCGGAGGGCGTACGCGGCGTGCGCTGCGGTGGTGAGGTGACGCGCGCCCCGCGCGTGCTGGTGACCTGCGCCCCCGGGCCCGCCGCCGCAATGCTCGACCGGTCCGCGCACCCCGCCGCCCCGGCCCTGCGCCGCCGCCTCACGGCGATCCCGTACCTGGCCAACCTCTGCCTGGTGCTGGAGAACGACCGGCCTCTGTCCGACACGTACTGGCTCAACGTCACCGACCCGCACTTCCCGTACGTCGGCGTCATCGAGCACACCAACCTCGACGCCCCGGAGCACTACGGCGGGCGGCACCTCGTCTACCTGTCCACGTACCTGCCGGCGGACGCCCCGCTCTACCGGATGAGCGACCCGGAGGTCTACCGGTACAGCCTTCCCCACCTGCGGCGGATGTTCCCGGCGTTCCGCACGGAGTGGGTGCGCGCCCACCACGTCTGGCGCGCCCGGTACGCGCAGCCGGTCATCACCCGGCACTACTCGCGGACCGTGCCCGGCGTCGAGAACGGCGTACCCGGGCTCTACCTCGCCGGAATGGCCCAGGTCTTCCCCGAGGACCGGGGCACCAACTACGCGCTGCGGGGCGGGCAGCGCGCCGGCCGGCTGATCGCCGACCGCATCCGTACGGCGGAGCGCCGCACCGCCGGCGCCACCCCCGCCCACCCCATCCACCGGACCGGAGAGGACCATGACTGA
- a CDS encoding GNAT family N-acetyltransferase, translating to MADVGAPKDVRPGTGTAARTGAGGGRATAGYTFRAAAEWAEFGAVLDLAYGGHPHSPAHSAVVGALFEPKRSLVACYGGRPCATLAGYALEMTLPGGPAPVAGIGYVAVAPPHRRRGLMRELLRKALTALHEERTEPVAVLHSTEPGIYGRFGFGLASQAVEVSVPPEARAFAGEVAASGLTLDVVSPDEAHAAVADVYRACLSQRPGLLRRDAAWQRRAVEDEPAGRNGAGRLLCMVVSGPGGDARAYALYRLRPAWERSRPRYALSVREVFACDPAAYAFVWRSLLDTDLAGAVTAACCPVDDPLLALLDDPRSAAPTVRDQLYARAVDLDRALTARTYSAPVDVVLEVRDVMCPWNEGRWRLCAEPGGGAVCVRTGAAADLALGARDVGAVLLGGGSLAQLALAGRVAELRPGALRAASAAFRHDPAPYCPTAF from the coding sequence GTGGCGGACGTGGGAGCGCCGAAGGACGTGCGGCCGGGGACCGGAACGGCCGCGCGGACCGGTGCGGGCGGCGGCCGGGCCACCGCGGGTTACACCTTCCGGGCCGCCGCGGAATGGGCGGAATTCGGGGCGGTGCTCGACCTCGCGTACGGCGGCCATCCGCACTCGCCGGCCCACAGCGCCGTGGTCGGGGCCCTCTTCGAACCGAAGCGTTCCCTGGTCGCGTGCTACGGCGGGCGCCCGTGTGCCACCCTCGCCGGGTACGCGCTGGAGATGACGCTGCCGGGCGGCCCGGCCCCGGTGGCCGGCATCGGGTACGTGGCGGTCGCGCCGCCGCACCGGCGCCGCGGGCTGATGCGGGAGCTGCTGCGCAAGGCGCTCACCGCGCTGCACGAGGAGCGGACCGAGCCGGTCGCGGTCCTGCACTCGACCGAACCGGGGATCTACGGGCGGTTCGGGTTCGGGCTCGCCTCCCAGGCCGTCGAGGTGTCCGTGCCGCCCGAGGCGCGGGCGTTCGCGGGGGAGGTGGCCGCCTCGGGGCTGACGCTGGACGTCGTCTCACCCGATGAGGCGCACGCTGCCGTCGCGGACGTCTACCGCGCCTGCCTGTCCCAGCGGCCCGGTCTGCTGCGCAGGGACGCCGCCTGGCAGCGCCGCGCCGTCGAGGACGAGCCGGCCGGCCGGAACGGCGCGGGACGGCTGCTGTGCATGGTCGTCTCGGGGCCCGGCGGTGACGCGCGCGCGTACGCGCTGTACCGGCTGCGGCCCGCCTGGGAGCGGTCCCGGCCGCGCTATGCCCTCTCCGTCCGGGAGGTGTTCGCGTGCGACCCCGCCGCGTACGCCTTCGTGTGGCGGTCACTGCTCGACACCGACCTGGCAGGGGCCGTCACCGCGGCATGCTGCCCGGTCGACGACCCGCTGCTGGCGCTGCTCGACGACCCGCGCAGCGCCGCACCGACCGTACGTGATCAGTTGTACGCCCGTGCCGTGGACCTGGACCGCGCCCTCACCGCGCGTACCTACAGTGCGCCGGTGGATGTGGTGCTTGAGGTGCGGGACGTGATGTGCCCCTGGAACGAAGGTCGTTGGCGGTTGTGTGCGGAGCCCGGGGGCGGTGCCGTCTGTGTGCGGACGGGAGCCGCCGCCGATCTCGCGCTGGGCGCCCGTGACGTCGGCGCGGTGCTGCTCGGCGGCGGTTCGTTGGCCCAGCTCGCGCTCGCGGGCCGGGTCGCGGAGCTGCGGCCGGGCGCGCTGCGCGCCGCCTCCGCCGCCTTCCGCCACGATCCGGCGCCGTACTGTCCGACGGCTTTCTGA
- a CDS encoding GMC oxidoreductase — translation MTATPPPDATGRPRGLLRPAGPVVDCDIAVLGSGMGGATLAYALCGTGARVLVVERGDFLPREWQNWSAPDVFTAARYRNAEPWYDAASGRFFSPGVHYYVGGNTKVFGATLPRFREADFGPLEHAEGVSPGWPFPYGVLEPHYARAERLYRVHGARAADPTDPWRSGDYPWPAVPHEPAVATLAASLRDQGLTPFALPTGVDLREDGGCLRCGTCDGFPCLVEAKSDADVCALRPALASGNVSLLTRATVTRLVTGASGRRVTEALAQYEGRELRIRADRFVLACGAVNTAALLLRSEPGSLRTGPVRTTGLANGSGQAGRNYMVHNSTFLMAVAPRHANDVVFQKTLGVNDWYLGNGSRGPLGNIQALGKLRPPSAGGLWPRTPRPLLAAATRRSFDLYLTSEDLPVPGNRVAVGPGDRIEVHWRPVNLPPHRELARRAVQMMRRAGFPLIRTRRMGIAVNSHQCGTAVAGDDPAASVVDPGCKAHELDNLWVADSSWFPSSAAVNPALTIAANALRIAPGVAGVPEETYGIHAAGTPREAGAARAADTARGGSGDGGTAGP, via the coding sequence GTGACAGCGACACCACCCCCTGACGCCACGGGGCGCCCGCGCGGCCTGCTGCGCCCCGCCGGGCCCGTCGTCGACTGCGACATCGCCGTGCTCGGCTCGGGCATGGGCGGCGCGACCCTGGCGTACGCCCTGTGCGGCACCGGCGCGCGGGTCCTGGTCGTGGAGCGCGGCGACTTCCTGCCGAGGGAATGGCAGAACTGGTCGGCGCCCGACGTCTTCACCGCCGCGCGCTACCGCAACGCCGAACCCTGGTACGACGCCGCGTCCGGCCGGTTCTTCTCCCCGGGCGTGCACTACTACGTCGGCGGCAACACCAAGGTCTTCGGCGCCACCCTGCCACGCTTCCGCGAGGCCGACTTCGGGCCGCTGGAGCACGCCGAGGGCGTCTCGCCCGGCTGGCCGTTCCCGTACGGCGTGCTCGAACCGCACTACGCGCGCGCCGAACGCCTCTACCGGGTGCACGGCGCCCGCGCCGCCGACCCGACCGACCCGTGGCGCTCCGGCGACTACCCCTGGCCGGCCGTACCGCACGAACCCGCCGTCGCCACGCTCGCCGCGTCGCTGCGCGACCAGGGCCTGACCCCGTTCGCCCTGCCCACCGGCGTGGACCTCCGGGAAGACGGCGGGTGCCTGCGCTGCGGCACCTGCGACGGCTTCCCCTGCCTGGTCGAGGCCAAGAGCGACGCCGACGTGTGCGCGCTGCGGCCCGCGCTGGCCTCCGGCAACGTCTCGCTGCTCACCCGGGCCACGGTCACCCGGCTCGTCACCGGCGCGTCCGGGCGGCGGGTCACCGAGGCGCTGGCCCAGTACGAGGGCCGTGAGCTGCGCATTCGCGCGGACCGCTTCGTCCTGGCCTGCGGCGCGGTCAACACGGCGGCGCTGCTGCTGCGTTCGGAGCCCGGCTCCCTGCGTACGGGGCCGGTGCGGACCACGGGCCTGGCGAACGGGTCCGGGCAGGCCGGGCGCAACTACATGGTGCACAACAGCACCTTCCTCATGGCCGTCGCCCCGCGCCACGCCAACGACGTGGTGTTCCAGAAGACGCTGGGCGTCAACGACTGGTACCTGGGCAACGGCTCGCGCGGGCCCCTCGGCAACATCCAGGCCCTGGGCAAGCTGCGTCCCCCGTCGGCGGGCGGACTGTGGCCCCGGACACCGCGCCCGCTGCTCGCCGCCGCCACCCGGCGCAGCTTCGACCTGTACCTCACCAGCGAGGACCTGCCGGTGCCGGGGAACCGGGTGGCCGTCGGCCCCGGGGACCGGATCGAGGTGCACTGGCGGCCGGTGAACCTGCCGCCGCACCGCGAACTGGCGCGCCGCGCCGTACAGATGATGCGCCGCGCGGGCTTCCCCCTGATCCGCACCCGGCGGATGGGCATCGCGGTCAACTCGCACCAGTGCGGCACGGCGGTGGCCGGGGACGACCCGGCGGCCAGCGTCGTCGACCCGGGGTGCAAGGCCCACGAGCTGGACAACCTCTGGGTCGCGGACAGCTCCTGGTTCCCGTCGTCGGCGGCGGTCAACCCGGCGCTGACGATCGCCGCCAACGCGCTGCGCATCGCGCCGGGCGTGGCGGGGGTGCCGGAGGAGACGTACGGCATCCACGCGGCCGGTACGCCCCGCGAGGCCGGTGCGGCCCGCGCCGCCGACACGGCGCGCGGCGGCTCCGGGGACGGAGGGACCGCGGGCCCATGA
- the sbnA gene encoding 2,3-diaminopropionate biosynthesis protein SbnA: MIVDHAYELITDDVFLRLHGLLPHAELFLKLEGLNPAGSVKLKTATGLVEDAERRGLLHPGGSLIESSSGNLGIALSAVCAAKGYTFTCVTDPHVPRQSVALMRAFGAHVCVADTPDGNGGYLGSRIALIRSALDLDPSLTWLNQYANAANPAVHAARTAAAVLREIRTVDYLFVGAGTTGTVMGCAAHFRRRSPRTTVVAVDAAGSVTFGGPPGARRIPGLGTSRVPELCRPRAVHRVVAVPERDAVRMCRRLARSHGLAVGGSTGSVLCAVLRLRSGIPPGARVVALSADLGDRYLDTVYDDAWVTEHFGAAAAGRPRTPGTAQSAPEEVR, from the coding sequence ATGATCGTCGACCACGCCTACGAACTGATCACCGACGACGTCTTCCTGCGCCTGCACGGGCTGCTGCCGCACGCCGAACTCTTCCTCAAGCTGGAAGGGCTCAACCCGGCCGGATCGGTCAAGCTCAAGACCGCCACCGGCCTGGTCGAGGACGCCGAACGCCGCGGCCTGCTGCACCCCGGCGGCTCGCTGATCGAGTCCTCCTCCGGCAACCTGGGCATCGCCCTGAGCGCCGTCTGCGCGGCCAAGGGCTACACCTTCACCTGCGTCACCGACCCGCACGTACCGCGGCAGAGCGTCGCGCTGATGCGCGCGTTCGGCGCCCATGTGTGCGTCGCGGACACCCCGGACGGCAACGGCGGCTACCTCGGCAGCCGGATCGCCCTGATCCGCAGCGCCCTGGACCTCGACCCGTCCCTGACCTGGCTCAACCAGTACGCCAACGCCGCCAACCCGGCCGTGCACGCGGCGCGCACCGCCGCCGCCGTGCTGCGCGAGATCCGCACCGTGGACTACCTCTTCGTCGGCGCCGGCACCACCGGCACCGTCATGGGCTGCGCCGCGCACTTCCGCCGCCGCTCGCCCCGGACCACCGTGGTCGCCGTGGACGCCGCGGGCTCGGTGACCTTCGGCGGCCCGCCCGGCGCCCGCCGCATCCCGGGCCTGGGCACCAGCCGGGTGCCGGAGCTCTGCCGCCCGCGCGCCGTGCACCGGGTGGTCGCCGTACCCGAGCGGGACGCCGTACGGATGTGCCGCCGCCTCGCCCGCTCCCACGGCCTGGCCGTCGGCGGCTCCACCGGCTCCGTGCTCTGCGCCGTCCTGCGGCTGCGGTCCGGCATCCCGCCGGGCGCCCGGGTGGTGGCGCTCTCCGCCGACCTCGGGGACCGCTACCTGGACACCGTGTACGACGACGCCTGGGTCACCGAGCACTTCGGCGCCGCGGCGGCCGGCCGCCCCCGGACGCCCGGCACCGCGCAGTCCGCCCCAGAGGAGGTGCGTTGA
- a CDS encoding aspartate aminotransferase family protein: MPARQVHDLYRQYVSRAQVSLLGSFGFGQDLVDHAEGCWITLRDGRRILDFTGGIGVLNHGHNHPRLLAARRRFADRRAMEVHKNFLSPYVAALSHNLARLLPGDLNISYFPNSGAEAVEGAVKLAYKYHGGHRGTVLHSDISFHGKLLGAGSLTASPEVDFPYPGLPGTDHFAYDDPESFALALERHRTGDGGSDVYAVVLEPFSASSVRACSAEFLYEVRRLCTERDIVLIFDEVYTGWGRTGTLFHFMRHPGLLPDVLTTSKSFGGGKASISGYVAREPVFRAAYDNLADATLHSTTYYGFGEETATALEAVAVAVEDDYPARAVRIGERLGGGLTALAARHRSLVAGTCGQGALHGLFLNDGNPALDRLLRLVPSSFVRDPRARRKLITAAVIASLYRDFGVLAYYGSNHGLPLIASPPLVAGETEVELFLQALDSVLQQGAGRLLTRFAKDVLAQQVPVRGKEAREQAVAR, encoded by the coding sequence ATGCCCGCCCGCCAGGTGCACGACCTCTACCGGCAGTACGTCAGCCGCGCCCAGGTCTCGCTGCTCGGCTCCTTCGGCTTCGGCCAGGACCTGGTCGACCACGCCGAAGGATGCTGGATCACCCTGCGCGACGGGCGGCGCATCCTGGACTTCACCGGCGGGATCGGCGTCCTCAACCACGGCCACAACCACCCCCGGCTGCTCGCCGCGCGCCGCCGCTTCGCCGACCGGCGCGCCATGGAGGTCCACAAGAACTTCCTGTCCCCGTACGTGGCCGCGCTCAGCCACAATCTGGCCCGGCTGCTCCCCGGCGACCTGAACATCAGCTACTTCCCCAACTCCGGCGCGGAGGCCGTCGAAGGCGCCGTGAAACTCGCGTACAAGTACCACGGGGGCCACCGCGGCACCGTGCTGCACAGCGACATCTCCTTCCACGGCAAGCTCCTCGGCGCGGGCAGCCTCACCGCCTCCCCCGAGGTCGACTTCCCGTACCCCGGCCTGCCGGGCACCGACCACTTCGCCTACGACGACCCGGAGTCCTTCGCCCTCGCCCTGGAACGGCACCGGACCGGGGACGGCGGCAGCGACGTGTACGCGGTGGTGCTGGAGCCGTTCAGCGCGTCGAGCGTGCGCGCATGCTCGGCGGAGTTCTTGTACGAGGTGCGCCGGCTCTGCACGGAACGGGACATCGTGCTGATCTTCGACGAGGTGTACACCGGCTGGGGACGGACCGGCACGCTCTTCCACTTCATGCGCCACCCCGGCCTGCTGCCCGACGTCCTGACCACCTCGAAGTCGTTCGGCGGCGGCAAGGCGTCCATCTCCGGCTACGTCGCGCGCGAACCGGTCTTCCGCGCCGCGTACGACAACCTCGCCGACGCGACGCTGCACAGCACCACCTACTACGGCTTCGGCGAGGAGACCGCGACCGCGCTGGAAGCCGTCGCCGTCGCCGTCGAGGACGACTACCCGGCGCGCGCCGTACGGATCGGCGAGCGGCTGGGCGGGGGCCTCACCGCCCTCGCCGCCCGCCACCGCTCCCTGGTGGCCGGCACCTGCGGCCAGGGCGCACTGCACGGCCTGTTCCTCAACGACGGCAACCCCGCACTGGACCGGCTGCTGCGCCTGGTCCCCTCCTCCTTCGTCCGCGACCCGCGGGCCCGCCGCAAGCTCATCACGGCCGCCGTGATCGCCTCTCTCTACCGCGACTTCGGCGTCCTGGCCTACTACGGCTCCAACCACGGCCTGCCACTCATCGCCTCGCCGCCGCTGGTCGCCGGGGAGACCGAGGTCGAGCTGTTCCTCCAGGCTCTGGACTCGGTGCTCCAGCAGGGGGCCGGACGGCTGCTGACCCGCTTCGCCAAGGACGTACTGGCGCAGCAGGTGCCCGTGCGGGGCAAGGAGGCCAGGGAGCAGGCGGTGGCGCGGTGA
- a CDS encoding glycosyltransferase family 2 protein, whose amino-acid sequence MPATRTPAQLTAVAARPLVSVVVPCFDEAAVIGETHRRLRAVLRGLPECEYEVVYVDDGSRDGTWDRLTALAAADARVRLVRLTRNFGHQPAVLAGLREAAGDAVVTIDADLQDPPGLIADMVERWRAGWPVVSARRTGREGESRFKTGTAHVFYRLLAAVADHPVKLDTGDFRLLDREVVRTLTLLPESELYLRGSVCWAGFPETSLEYGRGPRLAGRTKYTLRKMAGLSRRGLLACSSAPARVPAAVGLAWLGGTAVTSAVRRRPLPLAAWTFGCEAVLLGVLGEYLLLVHREVRGRPPYVVRQRWAAGVPAPAELTAAGMAGPREAWTAGSPR is encoded by the coding sequence ATGCCCGCGACCCGAACGCCCGCGCAGCTCACCGCCGTGGCCGCCAGGCCCCTGGTCAGCGTCGTGGTGCCGTGCTTCGACGAGGCCGCCGTCATCGGGGAGACGCACCGCCGGCTCCGCGCCGTACTGCGCGGCCTGCCGGAGTGCGAGTACGAGGTCGTGTACGTGGACGACGGCAGCCGGGACGGGACCTGGGACCGGCTCACGGCGCTCGCCGCCGCCGACGCGCGGGTCCGGCTGGTCCGGCTGACCCGCAACTTCGGGCACCAGCCGGCCGTCCTCGCGGGCCTGCGCGAGGCGGCCGGGGACGCCGTGGTGACCATCGACGCGGACCTCCAGGACCCGCCCGGCCTCATCGCCGACATGGTCGAACGCTGGCGCGCGGGCTGGCCCGTGGTCTCCGCGCGGCGCACCGGCCGGGAGGGCGAGAGCCGCTTCAAGACCGGCACCGCGCACGTCTTCTACCGGCTGCTGGCGGCGGTCGCCGACCACCCCGTGAAGCTCGACACCGGCGACTTCCGGCTGCTGGACCGCGAGGTCGTCCGCACCCTCACGCTGCTCCCGGAGAGCGAGCTGTATCTGCGCGGCTCGGTGTGCTGGGCGGGCTTCCCCGAGACGAGCCTGGAGTACGGGCGGGGACCGCGGCTCGCCGGGCGGACGAAGTACACGCTGCGCAAGATGGCGGGCCTGTCCCGGCGCGGCCTGCTCGCCTGCTCCTCGGCCCCGGCCCGGGTGCCCGCCGCCGTCGGCCTGGCCTGGCTCGGCGGTACGGCCGTCACCTCGGCCGTGCGGCGCCGCCCGCTGCCGCTCGCCGCGTGGACCTTCGGCTGCGAGGCGGTGCTGCTCGGGGTGCTGGGCGAGTACCTGCTGCTGGTCCACCGCGAGGTGCGCGGCAGGCCGCCGTACGTGGTCCGCCAGCGGTGGGCGGCCGGCGTCCCGGCACCGGCGGAGCTGACGGCCGCCGGCATGGCCGGGCCCCGGGAGGCGTGGACCGCCGGGAGCCCTCGGTGA
- a CDS encoding GMC family oxidoreductase N-terminal domain-containing protein encodes MTRRRPPPRTVPCDALVIGSGAGGAVAALELARAGHRTVVLEEGPRTSTAEIAAAAPAENLRRLYRDAGLTPVFGSPVIPYGEGRCVGGSTVVNGGVLWAPPDVLLESWAQEMGTTDYRAGRLAEHVRTVSERLGVGEQPHGDGNADSRLLAGAADTLGWRWAAARRAAPGCRHRNRCPTGCPSGAKRSMLVSYLPEAERYGARIVSGTRAVLLRHDGRTVYGVTAIGGSEGVGGTDGPDARTRIDYRPRTVFLAAGAVGSALLLQRSGIHRRRAGRAMGFHVNFRLVACFPDPVHATRGTIFTAQLREFDGLGIHLMPANLTAGSLAAALTGHGPAVLDTLLADLGRVAVYTVQVRMAGRVAVRQLRGGTRLLRHHLTPHDHALLRFALGRAARLLFRAGAVELYPPCPGVLRSDRTAQEFAARSDPRGWNLVSVHAMASCPMGRPARGGVCDQDGRPYGFTNLRLCDASVLPGPAGISPQGTVMAFAHEIVARHLSSAPQVPTRRHCDSDTTP; translated from the coding sequence ATGACCCGACGCCGCCCCCCGCCCCGCACCGTCCCCTGTGACGCCCTGGTCATCGGCTCCGGCGCCGGTGGCGCGGTCGCCGCGCTGGAACTGGCGCGGGCCGGCCACCGTACCGTCGTCCTGGAGGAAGGCCCCCGGACCAGCACCGCCGAGATCGCCGCGGCGGCACCCGCCGAGAACCTGCGCCGCCTCTACCGCGACGCCGGGCTCACCCCGGTCTTCGGCAGCCCGGTCATCCCGTACGGCGAGGGCCGCTGCGTGGGCGGCAGCACGGTCGTCAACGGCGGGGTCCTGTGGGCGCCGCCGGACGTGCTGCTGGAGAGCTGGGCGCAGGAGATGGGCACCACCGACTACCGCGCCGGCCGGCTGGCGGAGCACGTCCGTACGGTGTCCGAGCGCCTCGGCGTCGGCGAGCAGCCGCACGGCGACGGCAACGCGGACTCCCGGCTGCTGGCGGGCGCGGCCGACACCCTGGGCTGGCGCTGGGCCGCCGCCCGGCGGGCCGCCCCCGGCTGCCGGCACCGCAACCGCTGCCCGACCGGCTGCCCGAGCGGCGCCAAGCGCAGCATGCTCGTCAGCTACCTCCCGGAGGCCGAGCGGTACGGCGCCCGGATCGTATCCGGGACGCGGGCCGTGCTGCTGCGGCACGACGGCCGGACCGTGTACGGGGTGACGGCCATCGGCGGGTCAGAAGGGGTGGGTGGGACGGACGGACCGGACGCCCGCACCCGTATCGACTACCGCCCGCGCACGGTCTTCCTCGCCGCCGGAGCCGTCGGCAGCGCCCTCCTCCTCCAGCGCAGCGGCATCCACCGCCGCCGGGCCGGGCGCGCCATGGGCTTCCACGTCAACTTCCGCCTGGTGGCCTGCTTCCCGGACCCGGTGCACGCCACACGCGGCACCATCTTCACCGCGCAACTACGGGAATTCGACGGGCTGGGCATCCACCTGATGCCCGCCAACCTCACCGCCGGATCACTGGCGGCGGCCCTCACCGGACACGGCCCCGCGGTGCTGGACACACTGCTGGCCGACCTGGGCAGAGTCGCCGTGTACACGGTGCAGGTACGGATGGCCGGACGCGTAGCCGTACGCCAACTGCGCGGCGGCACCCGGCTTCTGCGGCACCACCTCACCCCGCACGACCACGCCCTGCTGCGCTTCGCGCTCGGCCGGGCGGCGCGGCTGCTCTTCCGGGCGGGCGCCGTGGAGCTCTACCCGCCGTGCCCGGGTGTGCTGCGCTCGGACCGTACGGCGCAGGAGTTCGCCGCCCGGTCGGACCCGCGCGGCTGGAACCTGGTCTCCGTCCACGCCATGGCGTCCTGCCCGATGGGGCGGCCCGCACGCGGCGGGGTGTGCGACCAGGACGGCCGACCGTACGGTTTCACCAACCTCCGGCTGTGCGACGCGTCGGTGCTGCCGGGTCCGGCCGGCATCAGCCCCCAGGGCACGGTCATGGCCTTCGCGCACGAGATCGTCGCCCGCCACCTCTCCTCCGCACCACAGGTCCCCACGAGGAGGCACTGTGACAGCGACACCACCCCCTGA